Proteins encoded in a region of the Deltaproteobacteria bacterium genome:
- the rpmB gene encoding 50S ribosomal protein L28 — MSRACNISGKKAQVGNKVSHANNKRKRVYEVNLQNKRLFDSETNQWLRLRLSSRMLRTVDKLGLSATLRKFGLKSH; from the coding sequence ATGTCGAGAGCATGTAATATTTCTGGTAAGAAGGCGCAGGTTGGCAATAAGGTTAGCCATGCCAACAACAAGCGCAAGAGAGTCTATGAAGTTAATTTGCAGAATAAGCGGCTTTTTGATTCTGAAACTAATCAATGGTTGCGGCTTAGGTTGTCCAGTAGGATGTTGCGCACAGTTGATAAGCTCGGATTAAGCGCTACTTTGCGAAAGTTTGGCTTAAAGTCCCACTAA
- the recA gene encoding recombinase RecA, protein MINKNEQLTASGKSAGEREKAILGAISSIEKNYGKGAIMRLDADRKDEAIEAISTGSIGLDIALGIGGVPRGRIVEIYGPESSGKTTLTLHLAAECQKKGGTVVFVDAEHALDLGYAEALGVDVSKLLISQPDSGEQALEIVETLVRSEAVDLVIVDSVAALVPQAELDGDMGSSLPGLQARLMSQALRKLTSAVSKTKTTVVFINQIRMKIGVMFGSPETTSGGNALKFYSSARMDIRRVGAIKDKEEVIGSRTRVKIVKNKVSPPFREAEFDIIYKKGICQVGELVDLGARDGIIDKSGAWYSFEGERIGQGRDNAKKFLEENEQIREKIKSLVLATNGIGDVAERKPAPRQKVAKVSDVSADSFEELEDSSVINE, encoded by the coding sequence ATGATTAATAAAAATGAACAACTGACGGCCTCGGGTAAGAGTGCAGGTGAGCGGGAAAAAGCGATTTTGGGTGCTATCTCTTCTATAGAGAAGAACTACGGAAAGGGCGCAATTATGCGCTTAGATGCCGATCGCAAAGATGAAGCTATAGAAGCTATTTCGACTGGGAGTATTGGGCTTGACATTGCGCTAGGAATTGGTGGCGTACCAAGGGGTCGCATAGTTGAAATTTACGGTCCGGAGTCGTCTGGCAAGACAACATTGACTCTTCACCTAGCAGCAGAGTGTCAGAAAAAGGGGGGCACAGTTGTATTTGTCGATGCAGAACATGCATTGGATCTCGGGTATGCTGAAGCACTTGGCGTAGATGTTAGCAAGCTTCTGATTAGTCAGCCCGACTCGGGGGAGCAGGCACTAGAAATTGTAGAAACCTTAGTGCGTTCTGAGGCTGTTGATTTGGTCATCGTTGACTCTGTTGCTGCCTTGGTGCCGCAGGCAGAGTTAGATGGCGATATGGGCAGTTCGTTACCTGGATTGCAAGCTCGCCTCATGAGTCAAGCGTTAAGAAAATTAACCTCTGCAGTTTCTAAGACTAAGACTACAGTCGTTTTTATTAACCAGATTAGGATGAAAATAGGAGTGATGTTTGGGTCTCCGGAAACTACATCTGGTGGCAATGCCTTGAAATTTTATTCCTCGGCTCGTATGGATATTAGGCGCGTCGGAGCCATTAAGGACAAGGAAGAGGTTATTGGGAGCCGAACCAGAGTAAAAATAGTAAAGAACAAAGTTTCTCCGCCATTTAGAGAGGCTGAGTTTGACATTATATACAAAAAAGGCATATGTCAGGTGGGCGAATTGGTTGACCTTGGTGCTCGTGATGGAATTATCGATAAGAGCGGTGCTTGGTATAGCTTTGAAGGTGAAAGGATTGGCCAGGGGCGAGATAATGCCAAGAAATTTTTGGAGGAAAACGAGCAGATACGCGAAAAAATCAAATCACTGGTTTTAGCAACTAATGGTATTGGGGATGTGGCAGAAAGGAAACCAGCTCCTCGCCAGAAGGTTGCTAAGGTTAGCGATGTTTCTGCCGATTCGTTTGAAGAGCTTGAGGATTCCTCTGTGATTAACGAGTAG
- the lexA gene encoding transcriptional repressor LexA — MLTSQRDNLRNLTGINEEFTGYSLAPVQRRTLEYVRSFIADNGYAPTLKDIAEHIGVRSPSTAHFHLCRLESKGFIRRGEEGAITIVEKEELGHGGNRYSSNRCAVPLVGLIAAGLPIEAIEDNSVLIDIPPQFMDERADIYCLQVTGDSMIEAHIMDGDIIIVRKQSVAENGQIVVALLEDGSATLKTFRRLKGGKIALLPQNPNHKPIMVDTVDIQGRMIGLMREL, encoded by the coding sequence ATGCTTACATCACAGAGAGACAATTTGCGCAATCTAACCGGCATAAACGAGGAATTTACGGGGTATTCCTTAGCTCCAGTACAGAGACGCACTTTAGAGTACGTCCGGAGTTTTATTGCCGATAATGGCTATGCGCCTACGCTAAAGGACATAGCTGAACATATTGGAGTGCGTTCTCCTTCGACGGCACATTTTCATTTATGTAGGTTAGAGAGCAAGGGATTTATTAGGCGTGGGGAAGAGGGAGCTATTACGATAGTAGAAAAAGAGGAACTCGGACATGGTGGCAATCGGTATAGCAGTAATAGATGTGCCGTGCCGCTTGTGGGCCTAATTGCTGCCGGTTTGCCTATAGAGGCCATTGAGGACAACAGCGTTCTTATTGACATACCGCCGCAATTTATGGATGAGCGAGCCGACATATATTGCTTGCAAGTTACTGGGGACTCAATGATAGAGGCTCATATCATGGATGGAGATATTATTATTGTGAGAAAGCAAAGTGTTGCCGAAAACGGACAGATCGTAGTAGCCCTGCTGGAAGATGGTAGTGCCACGCTAAAGACTTTTAGGAGATTAAAGGGCGGAAAAATTGCTCTACTTCCGCAGAACCCAAATCACAAGCCAATAATGGTTGATACTGTTGATATTCAGGGGCGCATGATTGGTTTGATGCGAGAGCTTTGA
- a CDS encoding PEP-CTERM sorting domain-containing protein (PEP-CTERM proteins occur, often in large numbers, in the proteomes of bacteria that also encode an exosortase, a predicted intramembrane cysteine proteinase. The presence of a PEP-CTERM domain at a protein's C-terminus predicts cleavage within the sorting domain, followed by covalent anchoring to some some component of the (usually Gram-negative) cell surface. Many PEP-CTERM proteins exhibit an unusual sequence composition that includes large numbers of potential glycosylation sites. Expression of one such protein has been shown restore the ability of a bacterium to form floc, a type of biofilm.): protein MSGSNFYKIKSLLSVMLVVLVVGIVPSGVLAVSLDSATTVRSDFSFGDNSFDGPNFTPFGSDNLFQHFDPFTDGSLLEVDSFTGGELGQNLELFNLAELASFDGYAPAMSNSFGFVDSSDNFLSLLNAGDNPGASAIYSQASGEELTFALQNSDGTLLSVDSRNEGNAVQMLGTWITEGGNLNVPISNLHGFSGAITFDLMVGDLVLFIEDLKPDANHPEFGVFGSDFDYNDFIVVVRGSPIPEPSTVVLFALALGTLLVWHRGANRSSALS from the coding sequence ATGAGCGGTTCAAATTTTTATAAGATCAAGTCACTGTTATCAGTGATGTTAGTTGTCCTAGTTGTTGGCATTGTCCCGAGTGGGGTTTTAGCTGTTAGTCTCGATAGTGCTACGACTGTGCGTTCGGATTTTTCGTTTGGGGATAACAGTTTCGATGGCCCAAACTTCACGCCTTTTGGATCGGATAACTTGTTTCAGCACTTCGATCCATTTACAGATGGTAGTCTTTTGGAGGTCGATTCGTTTACTGGGGGAGAACTGGGTCAGAATCTCGAGTTGTTCAATCTAGCCGAGCTAGCTAGTTTCGATGGATATGCGCCAGCTATGTCAAATAGTTTTGGATTTGTCGATTCATCCGACAATTTTCTTTCGCTTCTAAACGCGGGCGATAATCCAGGAGCTTCAGCCATCTATAGTCAGGCGTCTGGAGAAGAGTTGACTTTTGCCTTGCAAAATTCCGATGGAACCTTACTTAGTGTCGATTCGAGGAATGAAGGTAATGCAGTTCAGATGTTGGGAACGTGGATTACTGAAGGTGGAAATTTGAATGTTCCCATTTCTAATTTACATGGTTTTTCTGGAGCGATTACTTTTGATTTGATGGTTGGTGATTTAGTGTTGTTTATCGAGGATTTGAAGCCCGATGCCAATCACCCAGAGTTTGGAGTATTTGGTTCTGATTTTGACTATAATGATTTTATTGTTGTAGTGCGTGGCAGTCCGATACCGGAGCCGTCTACTGTTGTGCTTTTTGCGCTGGCTTTAGGGACGTTGCTTGTATGGCATAGAGGTGCCAATAGATCATCTGCTCTGTCGTAG
- a CDS encoding MFS transporter, translating to MTEALSQVSSRPPLTFREKLCYGLGDVSNGLASSSVGLWFLYYLTDVAGLASLYAGIAIMIGRAWDAVTDPLMGWIADHTNSRWGKRRPYLLFGCIPYAISFFALWVVPDFHNEVLVFAYITVALIIFNTCLTVVFVPYTSLTAAITDDYHERTSLTGFRMTSAQAAYLAGAAIPSSLVPWILSPNGEALLQATGIYALFGSWAGTPRSGYFLTALILSAIMVPSILATFFGTQERDTGRASMPQLNQTPLTYASSILDQLQGNKPFRSSVAIFILTNCAATLIAVNLPFYVEYVLDLEKYRTNIIMLLFVTAILSMPVWVMITKRFGKSETYSIAVLLFAAMLCLLPLIEARELSTAYLMAVVMGFFYAAAQMIPWAIMPDVVEYDELRTGHRREGLFYGGTTFSYKLATALAIFLSGLYLGMIGYVPNVAQSSHTIAGIKAIIGPIPAFIFLMGVFVARKHPLTAKKHAQIRQELAQRYKDQQKSE from the coding sequence ATGACAGAAGCTCTTTCTCAAGTTAGCTCAAGGCCGCCTCTTACTTTTAGAGAGAAGCTTTGCTATGGACTTGGCGATGTTAGTAATGGACTTGCATCCTCGTCCGTTGGCCTCTGGTTTCTTTATTACCTCACCGATGTCGCTGGTTTAGCATCGCTTTATGCTGGCATCGCCATTATGATAGGTCGAGCATGGGATGCAGTAACCGATCCACTGATGGGATGGATAGCCGATCACACTAATTCGCGCTGGGGCAAGCGGAGGCCGTACCTGTTATTCGGCTGCATCCCGTATGCCATTTCTTTTTTTGCTCTATGGGTGGTTCCAGATTTTCATAACGAAGTACTGGTATTTGCGTACATAACAGTTGCGCTTATTATTTTTAATACCTGCCTGACTGTTGTTTTCGTGCCCTACACGTCTCTCACAGCTGCCATCACAGACGACTACCATGAACGGACATCTCTTACAGGATTTCGCATGACGTCTGCGCAGGCTGCGTATTTGGCTGGCGCAGCCATTCCCAGCTCACTAGTTCCTTGGATTCTCTCGCCAAATGGCGAGGCACTGCTCCAAGCTACCGGAATTTACGCGCTCTTCGGGAGCTGGGCGGGCACACCGCGTTCTGGTTATTTCCTAACCGCCCTTATCCTATCGGCGATAATGGTGCCATCTATACTGGCAACATTTTTTGGCACACAAGAGCGAGATACTGGCCGAGCCAGCATGCCACAATTAAATCAGACTCCACTTACTTACGCCTCGTCTATTTTAGATCAACTCCAAGGTAATAAACCTTTTCGAAGCTCAGTTGCAATTTTCATTCTCACTAATTGTGCAGCAACGCTAATAGCTGTTAATCTTCCTTTTTATGTGGAATACGTTCTCGATTTGGAGAAATATCGAACTAACATTATTATGCTGCTGTTTGTCACAGCTATATTGTCGATGCCTGTTTGGGTAATGATAACGAAAAGATTTGGCAAATCCGAAACTTACAGCATCGCAGTGCTGTTATTCGCGGCCATGCTTTGCTTACTACCACTAATTGAAGCAAGAGAGCTAAGCACTGCTTACTTAATGGCTGTTGTTATGGGATTTTTTTATGCTGCCGCACAAATGATCCCCTGGGCAATAATGCCAGACGTTGTCGAATACGACGAACTCAGGACAGGACATCGACGCGAGGGCCTTTTCTACGGCGGCACAACTTTCTCCTACAAACTCGCCACGGCACTCGCGATTTTTCTGTCCGGACTATATTTAGGAATGATAGGCTATGTGCCAAACGTTGCTCAAAGCAGCCATACTATCGCCGGAATAAAAGCCATAATCGGCCCCATACCAGCTTTTATTTTTCTAATGGGTGTTTTCGTAGCACGAAAACACCCATTAACGGCAAAAAAACACGCTCAAATTCGCCAAGAGCTCGCCCAACGATATAAAGATCAACAAAAAAGCGAATAA